The following proteins are encoded in a genomic region of Thermococcus sp. EP1:
- a CDS encoding DUF2178 domain-containing protein — MINDSLFLFIVIATVVYWFIFYRFMKETGQMKDERGRHINQMASEATLIIVQMLLLIGLLAVEVFKWLDAGKMLAFVYVVAIFGHTLVRYYYVRVM, encoded by the coding sequence ATGATAAATGATAGTCTTTTCCTGTTCATAGTGATAGCCACGGTGGTTTACTGGTTTATCTTTTATCGTTTCATGAAGGAAACTGGACAAATGAAGGACGAACGCGGAAGGCACATAAACCAAATGGCATCGGAAGCAACGCTCATAATAGTTCAAATGCTACTTCTCATTGGCCTCCTTGCCGTTGAGGTGTTTAAATGGCTCGATGCAGGCAAAATGCTCGCATTCGTCTATGTGGTGGCAATATTCGGACACACTCTAGTGAGATACTACTATGTGAGGGTGATGTAA
- a CDS encoding ABC transporter permease, which translates to MSDFWVIVTKELKDLLRDKALIFGIIIVPLIIYPALGQMMQVGFEQAQKETKVVLVNFDDGEYGSLLIKALEAAPNVTVTKIEALTLDEALKKAQEGDHNMIVIIPRNFSIAIENNQKAQVEVYGIIKGISGGIREAVSEGRINAILTVLNEYLAKLKIEQNIEGNPEAILKPIDARSYTVIKGQVVPVPPSLVSNIITSQSFSMPIVIFIMIILVAQMSAGTMAMEKENKTLETLLTLPVKRITIVAGKMMGTAVVGIIAAIAYMIGMRNYLGSLTSASGEIGIPLEELGLKVTPLGVMLFVLIMFLAMVFALSFAMLLAVFAEDTKSANAVVSAGIMPLAFPTFILMFADIETLPVAIKYLILAIPFSHPVLASKAMLMGEYSTMYTSVIYLSVIAAITLSVTAKFFTTEKILTAKFRFGRKK; encoded by the coding sequence ATGAGTGATTTTTGGGTAATAGTTACGAAAGAGCTTAAAGACCTCTTGAGAGACAAGGCATTAATATTTGGGATAATCATAGTTCCTCTTATTATTTATCCTGCGTTAGGTCAGATGATGCAGGTAGGATTTGAACAAGCACAAAAGGAAACTAAAGTAGTTTTAGTAAATTTTGATGATGGTGAATATGGTTCTCTGCTTATAAAAGCCTTAGAAGCTGCTCCAAACGTAACAGTAACTAAGATAGAGGCGTTAACCCTTGATGAGGCTCTTAAAAAGGCCCAAGAAGGAGACCATAACATGATTGTAATAATTCCTAGAAACTTTTCGATAGCTATAGAAAACAACCAAAAAGCCCAAGTAGAGGTTTATGGGATTATAAAGGGCATAAGTGGGGGTATAAGAGAAGCAGTGAGTGAGGGAAGAATTAATGCCATTCTAACAGTTTTAAATGAATATCTTGCAAAGTTAAAAATAGAGCAAAATATAGAAGGAAATCCAGAGGCAATTTTAAAACCAATAGATGCCAGGAGTTACACTGTTATTAAGGGTCAGGTGGTTCCAGTTCCGCCGTCTTTGGTTTCCAACATTATAACGTCTCAATCATTTTCGATGCCTATCGTAATATTCATTATGATAATATTGGTAGCTCAAATGTCAGCTGGAACAATGGCAATGGAAAAGGAAAACAAAACTCTTGAAACCCTGTTAACGCTTCCTGTGAAAAGGATAACCATTGTAGCTGGTAAGATGATGGGGACAGCAGTAGTTGGAATAATTGCAGCTATAGCGTACATGATAGGCATGAGAAACTATCTCGGAAGCTTGACTTCTGCATCTGGTGAAATTGGAATTCCCCTTGAGGAACTGGGTTTGAAAGTAACACCACTAGGAGTCATGTTATTTGTTCTTATAATGTTCTTGGCAATGGTATTTGCTTTAAGTTTTGCAATGTTACTCGCGGTTTTTGCAGAAGACACAAAAAGTGCAAATGCTGTTGTAAGTGCTGGGATAATGCCTTTGGCATTTCCAACGTTTATTTTAATGTTTGCAGACATAGAAACACTTCCAGTTGCTATCAAATATCTCATATTAGCAATACCCTTCAGCCATCCAGTGTTAGCTTCAAAGGCGATGCTTATGGGAGAATACTCTACCATGTATACTAGCGTGATTTATCTTTCCGTAATAGCAGCAATAACGTTATCTGTGACAGCGAAGTTTTTCACAACAGAAAAGATTCTTACAGCAAAGTTTAGGTTTGGAAGAAAGAAGTAA
- a CDS encoding PRC-barrel domain-containing protein, producing the protein MVKVRASKLRDMEIITDTGIRLGWLYDLSFDEETGEILVIVAEPDEDLDTSEFVTDHEGLLLIPMKAVKSIGEFIVVDHNKLAVKSKLRRISLIKEKLQGS; encoded by the coding sequence ATGGTAAAGGTCAGAGCATCAAAACTTAGGGATATGGAGATTATAACTGATACCGGAATAAGACTTGGATGGCTCTACGATTTAAGCTTTGATGAAGAGACAGGAGAAATTTTAGTTATAGTAGCTGAACCAGATGAGGACTTGGACACAAGTGAGTTTGTTACCGATCATGAAGGTCTTCTTTTGATACCCATGAAAGCTGTTAAGAGCATTGGAGAGTTTATAGTCGTAGATCACAACAAACTTGCAGTCAAATCGAAGCTCAGGAGAATTTCACTTATTAAAGAAAAACTCCAAGGGTCTTGA
- a CDS encoding DUF2178 domain-containing protein produces the protein MKLKYEYLLGIIITGMIIGLAYSTKSGKALLAMGIFLLGVLLVYVLSWYYNLRVERIEDERTKLIEAKSTRNGYIAMSILLFLEYLWEYSRGNTELAMKLLIPLALGALVLIISQYRYERVM, from the coding sequence ATGAAGCTGAAGTATGAATATCTGCTTGGAATTATTATAACTGGGATGATCATTGGGTTGGCATATTCCACCAAATCGGGAAAGGCATTACTAGCAATGGGAATATTTCTTCTTGGTGTTCTTCTTGTCTATGTTTTAAGTTGGTACTATAATTTGAGGGTTGAAAGGATAGAAGACGAGAGAACAAAGCTAATAGAGGCAAAGAGCACAAGGAATGGATATATAGCAATGAGTATTCTCCTATTTCTTGAGTATCTCTGGGAATATAGTAGAGGGAACACTGAATTAGCGATGAAGCTCTTGATACCACTCGCTCTTGGTGCTTTAGTACTTATTATATCTCAATACCGCTACGAGCGGGTGATGTGA
- a CDS encoding helix-turn-helix transcriptional regulator, with amino-acid sequence MKNRLRELREWKGLTQEDLAKALGVTRQTIIAIEKGKYNPSLELAFKIAKFFKVKIEDIFIYEERIGGP; translated from the coding sequence ATGAAGAATCGTCTCCGTGAACTTCGGGAGTGGAAAGGATTGACGCAGGAAGATTTAGCTAAAGCACTTGGAGTGACAAGACAAACAATAATAGCGATTGAAAAAGGTAAGTATAATCCCTCTCTTGAATTGGCTTTTAAAATAGCGAAGTTTTTTAAAGTTAAAATTGAGGACATATTTATTTATGAGGAAAGGATAGGAGGGCCTTAA
- a CDS encoding ABC transporter ATP-binding protein: MAAVKVENLEKDYGKVKALKGISFEIRKGEIFGLIGPNGAGKSTTLKILATLLTPTGGKAEIFGHDVVKEAEEVRKLISYLPEEAGAYKNLKGIEYLQFMAKLYAKTGKSYDEMLEMGIKLSGLGERLNDKISTYSKGMTRKLLLARALMVKPKLGILDEPASGLDVVNAYSIRQTIRRFAREKGITFLVSSHNMLEVEFLCDRVALINKGVIVDVGTPKELKEKYNAENLEEVFMSIVGESREALEVFG; encoded by the coding sequence ATGGCTGCTGTCAAAGTGGAAAACCTTGAGAAGGATTATGGAAAAGTTAAAGCCCTCAAGGGGATAAGTTTTGAAATTAGAAAGGGTGAGATATTTGGCCTTATAGGCCCAAATGGTGCTGGAAAAAGTACAACTCTAAAAATCTTGGCGACGTTATTAACTCCTACTGGCGGAAAAGCAGAAATTTTTGGTCATGATGTAGTTAAAGAAGCAGAAGAAGTTAGGAAGCTTATAAGCTACCTCCCAGAGGAGGCGGGGGCATATAAAAATCTTAAGGGAATCGAGTATCTTCAGTTCATGGCGAAGCTATATGCTAAAACGGGTAAAAGTTATGATGAAATGCTTGAAATGGGGATAAAGCTTAGTGGTCTTGGAGAAAGATTAAACGATAAGATTTCCACTTACTCAAAGGGTATGACACGGAAATTACTATTGGCTCGGGCTTTAATGGTCAAGCCAAAATTGGGAATTCTTGATGAACCTGCAAGCGGTCTTGATGTAGTTAATGCTTACTCCATAAGGCAAACTATACGAAGATTCGCGAGGGAGAAAGGCATTACATTTCTTGTTTCAAGTCACAACATGCTTGAAGTTGAGTTTCTCTGTGATAGAGTTGCCCTTATCAATAAAGGAGTTATAGTAGACGTTGGGACTCCAAAAGAGTTGAAAGAGAAATACAATGCAGAGAATCTCGAAGAGGTCTTCATGAGTATAGTAGGGGAAAGCAGAGAGGCTTTGGAGGTGTTTGGATGA